Proteins from a genomic interval of Nitrospirota bacterium:
- the rpmA gene encoding 50S ribosomal protein L27, whose translation MAHKKGVGSSRNGRDSESKRLGIKRFGGQFVRAGNILVRQRGTKFHPGLNVGKGSDDTLFAKIDGIVTFERKDRTRLQLSVYPLTK comes from the coding sequence ATGGCACATAAAAAAGGAGTAGGAAGTTCAAGAAATGGACGTGACAGCGAATCAAAACGTCTGGGAATAAAACGATTTGGAGGCCAGTTTGTCAGGGCTGGAAATATCCTTGTAAGACAAAGGGGAACAAAATTCCATCCAGGATTAAATGTTGGTAAGGGATCTGATGATACCCTCTTTGCAAAAATTGATGGAATTGTAACCTTCGAACGTAAAGACAGAACACGTTTGCAGCTTAGCGTATATCCTTTAACTAAATAA
- a CDS encoding HEAT repeat domain-containing protein, producing the protein MPEESEQIPLDARLLSDAIIELNISRRNVAIYPKDHPSVDKSLNRAFEFLQKLFELRAEITLAVAKDTLIIDDFYLDRKNPVYRDFALHLNKMNIAYISFITGLTKDELYVFHKLVSEKVSEMTSEEFQKRFNELNLIHIKAGFIDYGAFFFDEGKTTKDTGTPLWERYVYGLLEGTLQTEDFSDDMKDIPPEILARLLNRTSHDNLKEETYDKVITTYIRRTSDTAFSSKDLKRLMDFINSLRPELKKQFLNSAVRTVSKDIDSAYKILKETPIEELIELLNAINEQKVAIPEELKNLMDKLSKLPQGAIEDVALENGLLIDDIFISTDITNLLGEGSFKKFVTDTYQKEIQKLMNFDASKIIASELSEIKRAYDDDYIEQDFNYAILELLFSQFLNEEEYKIFTGILKEQIDTLLWTGQYLRVLQALKVLEENNNEKKFPEITCELIQYYHSSEFISKIIDSLRTVGRLMRDDAALLCEYYDEKIIPVLFDALIDENSQIVRKFLIGLLIRFKDKMIPEAIKRLNDNRWFVKRNMIYLLCETKRNDVLPYIKLYCRHENLRVSIEAIKCLLIAGDNYGIEAIRDSLRSSSREIVDQAIYLAGAFRIREVVPELIQMLKKRGISGVDLYYKIPIVKALGEIGDLRALDVFKSLLSEKSIIFKGASEKLKEEIYRTLKNYPYENIQDFIKIGLKSKNEYIQEISLRLKKEQKN; encoded by the coding sequence ATGCCGGAAGAATCGGAACAAATTCCTCTTGATGCCAGGTTGCTGAGTGATGCAATCATCGAGCTTAATATTTCACGCCGTAATGTCGCAATTTATCCAAAAGATCATCCTTCGGTTGATAAATCACTGAATAGGGCTTTTGAATTTTTACAAAAACTTTTTGAATTAAGAGCAGAGATTACCCTCGCTGTTGCAAAAGATACATTGATTATTGATGACTTTTATTTAGATAGAAAAAATCCGGTTTACAGGGATTTTGCTCTACATCTTAATAAAATGAACATTGCATATATTTCATTTATAACAGGATTAACAAAAGATGAGCTATATGTATTTCATAAATTAGTTTCAGAAAAAGTTAGTGAAATGACTTCAGAAGAGTTTCAGAAACGATTTAATGAATTGAATCTTATACATATTAAGGCAGGATTTATAGATTATGGAGCATTCTTTTTTGATGAAGGGAAAACTACAAAAGACACGGGGACTCCTTTATGGGAGCGGTATGTTTATGGATTGCTTGAGGGAACATTACAGACGGAGGATTTTTCTGATGATATGAAGGATATTCCGCCTGAAATACTTGCCCGCCTTTTAAATAGAACTTCTCATGATAATTTAAAAGAAGAAACTTATGATAAAGTTATAACCACTTATATCAGAAGGACATCTGATACAGCTTTCTCAAGTAAAGATTTAAAGAGACTCATGGACTTTATTAATAGCCTTAGGCCAGAGCTTAAAAAACAGTTCCTGAATTCTGCTGTAAGAACTGTTTCAAAAGATATAGATTCTGCCTATAAAATATTGAAAGAAACACCAATTGAAGAACTAATAGAACTTTTGAATGCCATTAATGAGCAGAAAGTAGCTATACCTGAAGAACTGAAGAATCTAATGGACAAACTCTCAAAACTTCCTCAGGGTGCTATTGAAGATGTTGCCTTGGAAAATGGACTTCTCATAGACGATATATTTATTTCAACAGATATTACCAATCTTTTGGGTGAAGGTAGTTTTAAAAAATTTGTAACTGACACTTATCAGAAAGAAATTCAGAAATTGATGAACTTCGATGCATCTAAAATTATTGCTTCGGAGCTATCAGAAATTAAAAGAGCATATGATGATGATTATATTGAGCAAGATTTCAATTATGCAATTCTTGAATTATTATTTTCTCAATTTCTCAATGAAGAGGAATACAAAATCTTTACAGGTATTCTTAAAGAACAAATTGATACGTTGCTGTGGACAGGTCAGTATCTACGTGTTCTTCAAGCATTAAAGGTACTGGAGGAGAATAATAATGAAAAAAAGTTTCCTGAAATTACCTGTGAATTAATACAATACTATCATTCATCTGAATTTATCTCAAAAATAATCGATTCATTGAGAACTGTAGGGAGACTGATGAGAGATGATGCTGCGCTTCTATGTGAATATTATGATGAAAAAATAATCCCTGTATTGTTTGATGCTCTCATTGATGAAAATTCACAGATAGTCAGAAAGTTTTTGATAGGTCTTCTGATAAGATTCAAAGACAAAATGATTCCAGAAGCGATTAAACGACTTAATGACAACAGATGGTTTGTTAAAAGAAACATGATTTACCTTCTTTGTGAGACTAAAAGAAATGATGTTCTTCCCTATATTAAGCTTTACTGTCGTCATGAAAACTTAAGAGTTAGTATAGAAGCAATTAAATGTCTTCTAATCGCAGGTGATAATTATGGGATTGAAGCAATTAGAGATTCTCTGAGGTCTTCTTCCAGAGAAATTGTAGATCAGGCGATATATCTTGCAGGTGCATTTAGAATTCGTGAAGTAGTTCCGGAACTAATACAGATGCTGAAAAAGAGGGGTATAAGCGGCGTAGACCTGTATTATAAAATACCTATTGTTAAGGCTCTTGGCGAAATTGGAGATCTGCGTGCGCTCGATGTTTTTAAGTCTTTACTATCAGAAAAGAGCATTATCTTTAAAGGTGCATCTGAAAAACTTAAAGAAGAAATATACAGAACACTAAAAAATTATCCCTATGAAAATATTCAAGATTTTATCAAAATCGGATTGAAATCAAAAAATGAATATATACAGGAAATATCTTTACGTTTAAAAAAGGAACAAAAGAATTAA
- the obgE gene encoding GTPase ObgE: protein MQFIDFVKIYVKAGDGGRGCISFRREKYVPKGGPDGGDGGKGGDVIFKATNKLNTLLDHKYHKHYKAERGMHGKGKNMHGKDGEDLIIHVPIGTIIKDAQTGEFIVDLDENGKQAFIARGGRGGLGNAHFATPKRQSPRFAQSGEKGEEKWLILELKLLADVGLIGLPNAGKSTLLSVISSAKPKIADYPFTTINPVLGVVKLEDYGSFVVADIPGLIEGAHKGAGLGFQFLRHIERTSMLLHLIDISDDTIGDPVDSFEKINRELELYSKELVKKPQTVVGTKLDLAIQRTKLDRIEQYCKNNNMEFLKVSSITGIGIKELLSFLSKKVLTFRLKRTPP from the coding sequence ATGCAGTTCATTGATTTTGTAAAAATATATGTGAAAGCTGGTGATGGTGGAAGAGGTTGCATTAGTTTCAGAAGAGAAAAGTATGTGCCCAAAGGTGGACCAGATGGTGGTGACGGAGGTAAAGGTGGAGATGTTATTTTTAAGGCAACCAATAAATTGAATACACTTCTTGATCATAAATATCACAAGCACTATAAAGCTGAAAGAGGAATGCATGGTAAAGGAAAGAATATGCATGGGAAAGACGGCGAAGACCTTATTATTCATGTGCCTATTGGCACTATTATAAAAGATGCACAGACAGGAGAGTTTATAGTAGATCTCGATGAAAATGGAAAACAAGCTTTTATTGCAAGAGGAGGCAGAGGAGGACTTGGAAATGCTCATTTTGCAACCCCTAAAAGACAATCACCCAGGTTTGCACAATCTGGGGAAAAAGGAGAAGAAAAGTGGTTGATACTCGAGTTGAAATTACTTGCAGATGTTGGACTAATCGGACTTCCAAACGCTGGAAAATCGACTCTCTTATCAGTGATTTCTTCTGCAAAACCTAAGATTGCAGATTATCCATTTACAACCATAAATCCTGTTCTTGGTGTGGTAAAACTTGAAGATTACGGTAGTTTTGTTGTTGCTGATATTCCTGGTTTGATTGAAGGTGCTCATAAGGGGGCAGGTCTTGGTTTTCAATTTTTGAGGCATATTGAGAGAACATCGATGCTTTTACATCTTATTGATATTTCAGATGATACAATTGGAGATCCGGTTGATAGCTTTGAAAAGATTAACAGAGAGCTCGAATTATATAGCAAAGAACTTGTTAAAAAGCCACAGACTGTTGTAGGAACTAAGCTCGACTTAGCCATACAAAGAACAAAACTTGACAGGATTGAACAATATTGTAAGAATAATAATATGGAGTTTTTAAAAGTTTCCTCAATAACAGGAATAGGTATTAAAGAACTTCTTTCGTTTCTCTCAAAAAAAGTATTAACTTTCAGATTAAAAAGGACACCACCATGA
- the rplU gene encoding 50S ribosomal protein L21 produces the protein MYAIIENNGKQYKVSPGKTIRIEKISNEPEELVTLEKVMMVKEDGKILYGSPYITGAKVIAKIISHGKADKVLIFKKKPRKNHRKMRGHRQPYTSLEINQIVIGG, from the coding sequence ATGTATGCAATTATAGAAAACAATGGAAAACAATATAAAGTCTCTCCTGGTAAAACGATACGAATAGAAAAAATTTCGAATGAGCCTGAGGAGCTTGTAACACTTGAGAAAGTAATGATGGTGAAAGAAGATGGAAAAATTCTCTATGGTTCACCATATATAACTGGTGCAAAAGTAATTGCAAAAATTATAAGTCATGGAAAAGCAGACAAGGTTCTTATATTCAAAAAGAAACCGAGGAAAAATCATAGGAAAATGAGAGGTCACAGACAACCTTATACATCTCTTGAAATCAATCAGATTGTTATCGGAGGATAA